In Paenibacillus sp. BIC5C1, a genomic segment contains:
- a CDS encoding ABC transporter substrate-binding protein: MIRRKRTCWTAILLVCVMLVSGCSIWPGQNDSSSNKKVALTLWYWNRSIDDKLIAKAKEKFPNIELTAQKIGGDFKAKLKTTLAARSGEPDIVALNDWIMELFPSEDRFYNLYDLGAGDVEDQYLDWKWKQGVTPDGQMIGFPMDTGPTALFYRADLFKEAGLPSEPEEVAHQINNWDAYSAAGEKIKEKFGGKVFLTDNIGTVYNQVLSQGTERYFRPDGSFIGMDSPLVKQSWDTAVSFKQKGLLANADGWTPGWNAAMNNGEIASFVGAVWMKQVLQEAAPDTSGKWRVTRAPGGDGNNGGSFLSILKSSKHPKEAFEVIQWLQSPDNQLEQYKTLNLFPSAPGVFDTPAMKEEEPFFGGQATGPVFAESAQHVPEAFFGERYPSVHNIITRRLNDIAKQNANPEQVWPDTVQRVERELQR, encoded by the coding sequence TTCTGCTAGTCTGTGTCATGCTGGTGAGCGGATGCTCCATATGGCCGGGACAGAACGATTCATCGAGCAACAAAAAGGTAGCGCTTACATTGTGGTACTGGAACCGTTCCATCGATGATAAGCTGATTGCCAAGGCCAAGGAAAAGTTCCCCAATATTGAACTGACCGCCCAGAAAATCGGTGGTGATTTCAAGGCAAAACTCAAAACGACACTCGCTGCGCGCTCAGGTGAGCCGGACATTGTCGCATTGAACGATTGGATCATGGAGCTCTTTCCCAGCGAGGACCGTTTCTATAATCTGTATGATCTCGGCGCAGGTGACGTCGAAGACCAATATCTGGATTGGAAATGGAAGCAAGGCGTTACACCGGATGGACAAATGATCGGTTTCCCTATGGATACAGGACCGACAGCCCTCTTCTACCGTGCAGATCTATTTAAAGAGGCCGGATTGCCTTCCGAGCCTGAAGAAGTGGCTCATCAGATCAACAACTGGGATGCCTATTCTGCTGCAGGAGAAAAGATTAAGGAAAAGTTCGGAGGCAAAGTATTTCTAACCGACAATATTGGAACCGTTTACAATCAAGTGTTATCGCAAGGAACCGAACGGTATTTCCGTCCTGACGGCTCGTTTATCGGTATGGATTCTCCACTCGTCAAGCAGAGCTGGGATACCGCCGTATCCTTCAAGCAAAAAGGGCTGCTCGCTAATGCAGACGGCTGGACGCCGGGCTGGAACGCAGCGATGAATAATGGTGAGATTGCTTCCTTTGTGGGAGCTGTCTGGATGAAGCAAGTACTGCAGGAAGCCGCGCCGGATACATCTGGCAAGTGGCGAGTCACTCGCGCTCCTGGTGGAGATGGCAATAACGGTGGATCATTCCTGTCCATTTTGAAGTCAAGCAAACACCCAAAAGAAGCGTTCGAGGTCATCCAGTGGCTGCAAAGCCCGGATAACCAGCTTGAACAATATAAGACGTTGAACCTGTTTCCTTCGGCACCTGGTGTGTTTGATACACCGGCGATGAAAGAAGAAGAACCCTTCTTCGGCGGACAGGCAACAGGACCTGTATTTGCCGAATCGGCACAGCATGTGCCCGAGGCTTTCTTTGGCGAACGGTACCCTTCGGTGCACAACATCATTACTCGGCGGCTGAATGATATCGCGAAGCAAAATGCCAATCCGGAGCAGGTATGGCCCGATACGGTTCAACGTGTTGAGCGGGAGTTACAGCGTTAA
- a CDS encoding carbohydrate ABC transporter permease yields the protein MWEHRALYVAISPFYILFAVFGLFPIAFSLYLAFHKWDGIGVMTYNGLNNFKYMLTDAEFWQAVGNTFMIWIYATIPMLFFALIIAFLLHAPFVKFRTLFRVGYFLPNVTSIVAVAIIFGALFANNYGFLNYLLQSVGLPVVEWLDAPWGIKVAISSMVVWRWTGYNAVIYLAGLQSIPQTLYEAAKIDGASGIQSFFRITIPMLRPVILFTVITSTIGGMQLFTEPQILVGNDGGTGAAGMTIVLYLYRESFINNYFGYGAAVGWGMFLIIALFSIVNWKLVQGKSS from the coding sequence ATGTGGGAACATCGTGCACTCTATGTGGCGATCTCCCCGTTTTACATTCTGTTTGCCGTGTTTGGGCTGTTTCCGATTGCATTTTCCTTATATCTGGCCTTCCACAAGTGGGATGGCATTGGTGTAATGACCTATAACGGACTAAACAATTTTAAATATATGCTGACCGATGCTGAATTCTGGCAAGCCGTGGGCAATACATTCATGATCTGGATTTACGCTACCATTCCGATGTTGTTCTTTGCACTGATCATTGCGTTTCTACTGCATGCCCCTTTTGTGAAGTTCCGTACGCTGTTTCGCGTGGGATATTTCCTGCCGAACGTGACGTCCATCGTGGCCGTGGCCATTATCTTCGGTGCCTTGTTTGCCAACAATTATGGCTTCCTCAACTATCTGCTACAGTCCGTCGGACTTCCCGTGGTGGAATGGCTGGACGCACCCTGGGGTATTAAAGTGGCAATCTCCTCCATGGTCGTCTGGCGCTGGACAGGATACAACGCAGTTATCTATCTGGCCGGACTTCAGAGCATCCCGCAGACATTGTACGAGGCTGCCAAGATTGACGGTGCATCCGGAATACAGTCCTTTTTCCGAATTACGATTCCAATGCTGCGTCCCGTCATTCTGTTCACTGTGATCACATCAACGATCGGCGGCATGCAACTGTTCACCGAACCTCAAATTCTCGTGGGTAACGATGGCGGTACAGGTGCAGCCGGGATGACGATTGTATTGTACCTTTACCGAGAATCGTTTATAAACAACTATTTTGGTTACGGTGCTGCGGTTGGTTGGGGCATGTTCCTCATTATCGCCCTGTTCTCGATTGTGAACTGGAAGCTCGTTCAAGGCAAGTCATCCTGA
- a CDS encoding carbohydrate ABC transporter permease — translation MTSKSLKSLVLYTGLIGGMLISMFPFYWLIVMSTRTTSEIYTFPPRLWFGSELWNNVSRVLQQIDFWGAFMNTLFVSGLVTVLVLFFDSLAGFAFAKFEFPGKKWLFVLLLATMMVPSQLSLVPSFVLMATFGWVGSFKALIIPGMVNAFGIFWIRQYATESIPNDLLDAGRIDGCNFFRLYWNVALPILRPAFAFLGAFTFIGVWNDYLWPLIVLTDARKYTLQIALSQLNGLYNTDYAMVIAGTLLAVIPLIVMFLFISRQFISDIAAGAVKD, via the coding sequence ATGACGTCCAAATCTCTCAAATCGTTGGTGCTGTATACCGGTCTTATCGGGGGCATGCTCATTTCCATGTTCCCGTTCTATTGGCTGATTGTAATGTCCACCCGGACGACGTCCGAAATTTATACATTCCCACCCAGACTCTGGTTTGGGAGCGAGCTATGGAATAATGTCAGTCGAGTACTACAGCAGATTGACTTCTGGGGCGCATTCATGAATACGTTGTTTGTGTCGGGCTTGGTAACGGTACTGGTGCTGTTTTTTGACTCATTGGCGGGGTTTGCGTTTGCGAAGTTTGAATTCCCGGGCAAAAAATGGCTCTTCGTCCTGCTGCTCGCCACCATGATGGTGCCTTCCCAGCTGTCGCTGGTCCCTTCCTTCGTGCTGATGGCGACATTCGGATGGGTTGGTTCCTTCAAAGCCCTCATTATTCCGGGCATGGTGAACGCCTTCGGGATCTTCTGGATTCGCCAATACGCCACGGAGTCGATACCGAATGACCTGCTGGATGCCGGGCGAATCGATGGCTGTAATTTTTTCCGGCTCTATTGGAATGTGGCGCTACCCATTCTGCGGCCTGCGTTTGCTTTCCTCGGTGCGTTTACGTTTATTGGCGTATGGAATGATTATCTCTGGCCCCTGATCGTCTTGACGGATGCACGAAAGTATACACTGCAGATTGCGTTGTCTCAATTAAACGGACTGTACAATACGGATTACGCAATGGTTATCGCGGGTACATTGCTGGCTGTTATTCCACTGATCGTAATGTTCCTGTTCATCAGCCGTCAGTTTATTTCGGATATTGCTGCAGGAGCTGTAAAGGATTAG
- the gntK gene encoding gluconokinase, translating to MASSPYMIGVDIGTTSTKAVLFEENGTIVAQGGADYPLYTPTPAIAEQDAEDIFKAVVESVKQATSKAGIKPDEILFVSFSSAMHSILPVDQHGKPLMRAMTWADNRSAEWTEVLKSEMNGHEIYLRTGTPIHPMSPLTKIMWLTRDQPELFQQTHKFISMKEYVFYKLFSEYVIDHSMASATGLMNLEKLDWDEEALHVAGITPDHLSRLVPTTHVLKKGLNPEYAKEMGIADSTPFVIGASDGVLSNLGVNAIDPGVVAVTIGTSGAIRTVVDKPVTDPKGRFFCYALTEDAWVIGGPVNNGGVIFRWIRDEFAASEVETAKRLGIDPYEVLTRVAENVPPGSEGLLFHPYMTGERAPLWNPNARGSFFGLTLHHKKEHMIRAALEGVLFNLYTVMLAIEEKIGRPKKIQATGGFARSELWRQMMADIFDQDVIIPESIESSCLGAAVLGLYALGRIDSLSAVSGMIGSTHRHQPDPDSVRIYRELLPIFIRISRKFEEEYADIAAFQNKTMQK from the coding sequence ATGGCTTCTTCACCCTATATGATCGGCGTAGATATCGGCACCACCTCCACGAAGGCCGTCCTGTTTGAAGAGAACGGAACCATCGTGGCTCAAGGCGGTGCCGATTACCCGCTGTATACTCCTACTCCTGCGATTGCAGAGCAGGATGCAGAAGATATTTTCAAAGCCGTCGTAGAATCAGTTAAACAAGCGACCTCCAAAGCGGGCATCAAACCGGATGAAATCCTGTTTGTATCGTTCAGTTCGGCCATGCACAGCATTCTGCCTGTCGATCAACACGGCAAACCGCTGATGCGGGCCATGACTTGGGCAGATAATCGCAGTGCCGAGTGGACCGAAGTACTCAAATCGGAGATGAATGGTCACGAAATCTATCTGAGAACAGGTACGCCGATTCATCCGATGTCCCCTCTCACCAAGATCATGTGGCTCACCCGGGATCAACCGGAACTGTTCCAACAGACGCACAAATTCATATCCATGAAAGAATATGTCTTCTATAAATTATTTTCTGAATACGTCATTGATCACTCCATGGCCTCCGCCACCGGACTCATGAATCTGGAGAAACTCGACTGGGACGAGGAAGCTCTCCATGTCGCAGGCATCACTCCGGATCATCTGTCCCGCCTTGTGCCGACGACACATGTACTTAAGAAAGGTTTGAATCCTGAGTACGCCAAGGAGATGGGTATTGCGGATTCGACGCCATTTGTCATCGGGGCAAGTGACGGCGTGCTCTCCAATCTGGGTGTTAACGCCATTGACCCAGGCGTTGTAGCGGTTACCATCGGGACCAGCGGAGCGATTCGTACCGTCGTGGACAAGCCGGTCACGGATCCGAAAGGGCGTTTCTTCTGCTATGCGCTCACGGAGGATGCGTGGGTGATTGGCGGTCCGGTCAACAATGGCGGGGTGATATTCCGTTGGATTCGGGATGAGTTTGCTGCATCCGAGGTAGAAACAGCGAAACGACTCGGCATTGATCCGTATGAAGTATTGACCCGTGTCGCCGAAAATGTACCTCCAGGTTCGGAAGGCCTGCTGTTCCATCCGTACATGACGGGTGAGCGGGCCCCACTCTGGAATCCGAATGCACGTGGTTCATTCTTCGGCCTGACGCTGCATCATAAGAAGGAGCATATGATTCGCGCTGCTCTCGAAGGTGTCTTGTTCAACTTGTACACCGTCATGCTGGCGATTGAAGAGAAAATCGGGCGTCCCAAAAAGATTCAGGCGACTGGCGGCTTCGCCCGCTCTGAGCTGTGGCGACAGATGATGGCTGATATTTTTGACCAGGATGTCATCATTCCTGAAAGTATCGAAAGCTCCTGCCTTGGGGCAGCAGTGTTAGGGCTTTATGCTCTTGGGCGCATCGATTCCCTCAGCGCCGTCTCCGGCATGATTGGATCGACCCATCGTCATCAGCCAGACCCGGATAGCGTTCGCATCTATCGCGAACTGCTGCCGATCTTCATCCGCATCTCCCGCAAGTTTGAAGAGGAGTATGCCGATATCGCTGCTTTTCAGAATAAAACGATGCAGAAGTAA
- a CDS encoding nuclear transport factor 2 family protein, which translates to MMSTTSTTTMLNNYFRLFDASRTDKRAMQDLLSLFTPDAEIVLNGTSRTGFDGFMQAFYEYNSDVKHMWDEWKLQPDGSYQTNWAVCGQAVDGTVYAKTGIDIARVNEAGQIVYLENVQADKDAFSKYNQ; encoded by the coding sequence ATGATGAGCACAACAAGCACTACAACAATGTTAAACAACTATTTCCGTTTATTTGACGCTTCCCGTACAGACAAACGTGCGATGCAGGATCTGTTGTCCCTGTTTACACCGGATGCAGAGATTGTGCTGAATGGCACCAGCAGAACCGGATTTGATGGTTTTATGCAAGCTTTCTATGAATACAATAGCGATGTAAAACATATGTGGGACGAGTGGAAGCTTCAACCGGACGGCAGCTATCAAACGAACTGGGCGGTATGCGGACAAGCGGTAGACGGAACGGTATATGCCAAAACAGGCATCGATATCGCTCGTGTGAATGAGGCGGGGCAGATTGTATATCTGGAAAATGTGCAGGCGGATAAGGATGCATTCAGCAAATATAACCAGTAA
- a CDS encoding ArsR/SmtB family transcription factor, with protein sequence MYHILCPQNNPQFENNQTLKELVEYATVIDMKTPTIPMASELNLTTVCNALGDPVRMKIAHCLASSGEKNCSAFEVDHISKSTLSHHIKILREAGLIRPRIEGKQHFYSLRKEDLNSRFPGLVELILNTTKEYVH encoded by the coding sequence ATGTACCACATTTTATGTCCCCAGAACAACCCTCAGTTCGAAAATAATCAAACATTGAAAGAGCTTGTCGAATATGCTACCGTCATAGATATGAAAACTCCAACGATACCTATGGCTTCGGAATTGAATCTGACCACGGTTTGCAACGCACTCGGTGATCCGGTACGGATGAAAATTGCACACTGTCTGGCCAGCTCTGGCGAGAAAAACTGTTCCGCCTTCGAAGTAGACCATATTTCCAAATCAACGTTGTCTCATCACATCAAAATCTTACGTGAAGCAGGCCTTATCCGACCTCGCATTGAAGGCAAACAGCACTTTTATTCTCTGCGAAAAGAAGACTTGAACTCCCGTTTTCCCGGTCTTGTTGAACTGATTCTGAATACAACCAAGGAATATGTACATTAA
- a CDS encoding ABC transporter permease: MKLFKKLIRDIKQSIGQFLAFVLVITIGAFFYTGLVTLSDNLSSYSKDYFQTHNLSDLNVYYDQVSKQDMSKLSGIEGIKKVEGRYTFDATQSFGDTKATLKIHSIPEINSINTPTIIEGNIPSRQDQILLDSHYAKEHQYRVGDQMKLSINDQEVPFTISGLGENVEYAKKNETQDHKTSGFAYVAEGGIPRIAGNLYYNEVLIEAEEGYDIDRLGQNVEAQSQQLSYVSQISKERTFNYSQLQQTVYNNKLMSKVIPLVFFIIEAIILFLTMSRIIDSQRNQVGIMKALGVKNSSIMLHYMGFPVLVGIIGSILGCIVSAIIFVPMIEASNARSYSLPGITFSLSPFSVVTPILFSSAFGMLACYLSGIGILRENAAQAMRPKPPKKMKKLLIERLPEIWRRISYSNKLILRNIFLNKQKAIASSVGVVVSTVLLITAFGTQTSLQRVADQIEEVNTYDLKVEYTRGAELEKVELPTGIESRYYQSTFPVEFAKGDAHENATLTVMEKDNTLIQFFDEKDNPMSLMDNGVLVPKSYADHYKVAIGDTIRIRFTDPSFANKTVDMKVAQISNQYSNPSFFCSIAYLESFGIDYNPTTILVKASNATDLTNVRQFFEQDNLVDTIADKDDLKKSAQFIMKQNSFIFIMFIISAVILSFGAIYTISSINIYERNRELATLKVLGYQKFKINRLIFSENMILTTFAVIIALPISVYMYSIIIEALSSTHQQIPDQINIFVMLISIMIAFLLTTLSNLMLRRKVSRINMIESLKSLE; this comes from the coding sequence ATGAAATTATTCAAAAAATTGATAAGGGATATCAAGCAATCAATCGGTCAATTTCTGGCCTTTGTATTGGTTATCACCATAGGGGCCTTTTTCTACACGGGGCTGGTTACGTTAAGTGATAACCTTAGCTCTTATTCGAAGGATTACTTTCAAACCCATAATTTAAGTGATTTAAATGTTTACTACGACCAAGTATCCAAGCAGGATATGTCGAAGTTGAGTGGAATTGAGGGGATAAAGAAGGTGGAGGGACGGTATACCTTTGATGCGACGCAATCATTTGGTGATACTAAAGCAACTTTAAAGATCCACTCCATCCCCGAAATCAATAGCATTAATACGCCTACTATAATTGAGGGCAACATTCCGTCTCGCCAGGATCAAATCTTGCTTGATTCCCATTACGCCAAGGAGCACCAGTACAGAGTCGGGGATCAAATGAAGTTAAGCATCAATGACCAGGAAGTGCCATTCACCATTAGCGGCTTGGGCGAAAATGTGGAATATGCCAAAAAGAACGAAACCCAGGATCATAAAACTTCGGGATTTGCATATGTGGCTGAAGGGGGAATTCCTCGAATCGCAGGTAACCTTTATTATAATGAGGTTTTGATTGAGGCTGAAGAAGGGTACGATATAGACCGATTAGGCCAAAATGTTGAAGCGCAGTCTCAACAACTTTCTTATGTAAGTCAAATAAGTAAAGAGCGAACATTCAATTACTCGCAGCTTCAACAAACAGTCTATAACAATAAATTGATGAGCAAGGTTATTCCGCTGGTTTTCTTTATCATCGAAGCGATCATTCTCTTCCTCACCATGTCAAGGATTATTGATTCGCAAAGGAACCAAGTAGGAATTATGAAGGCGTTAGGAGTGAAGAACAGCAGCATCATGCTCCATTACATGGGGTTTCCGGTGCTTGTGGGGATCATAGGTTCCATTCTTGGTTGTATCGTTTCGGCAATCATATTTGTTCCAATGATTGAGGCGTCGAATGCTAGATCCTATTCGCTGCCGGGCATTACCTTCTCCCTATCCCCCTTCTCGGTAGTTACACCTATCCTGTTCTCTAGCGCATTCGGCATGCTAGCTTGTTACTTGAGCGGCATAGGTATTCTGCGAGAAAACGCAGCGCAGGCGATGAGGCCTAAACCGCCCAAGAAGATGAAGAAGTTACTCATTGAACGGCTTCCGGAAATCTGGAGACGCATTTCCTATAGCAATAAGCTCATTTTGAGAAACATCTTTCTTAATAAGCAAAAGGCGATAGCTAGCTCCGTTGGCGTTGTGGTGAGCACGGTGTTATTGATCACTGCTTTCGGGACGCAAACGTCCTTGCAAAGAGTGGCCGATCAGATCGAAGAGGTAAATACCTATGATTTGAAGGTCGAATACACGAGGGGAGCAGAATTAGAGAAGGTGGAGCTACCCACCGGGATTGAAAGCAGATACTATCAATCGACCTTTCCCGTGGAATTCGCCAAGGGCGATGCTCATGAGAACGCCACGTTGACCGTTATGGAGAAGGATAACACTCTTATTCAATTTTTCGACGAGAAAGACAATCCGATGTCGCTTATGGACAATGGCGTGCTGGTACCCAAATCGTATGCGGATCACTATAAGGTTGCGATAGGAGATACGATCCGAATTCGATTCACTGATCCTTCGTTTGCGAATAAAACGGTCGATATGAAGGTTGCACAAATATCTAATCAGTATTCCAATCCGTCTTTCTTTTGCTCGATAGCGTATCTGGAGAGTTTTGGGATCGACTACAACCCAACCACTATTCTAGTGAAAGCTAGCAATGCCACAGACCTTACTAACGTACGACAGTTCTTCGAACAAGACAATCTGGTAGATACAATCGCGGACAAGGATGATTTGAAAAAATCTGCACAATTTATTATGAAGCAGAATAGTTTTATCTTTATCATGTTTATCATTAGTGCTGTTATTCTTTCGTTTGGCGCCATCTACACCATATCCTCCATCAACATTTATGAAAGAAATCGCGAGCTGGCTACTCTTAAGGTATTGGGTTATCAAAAATTTAAAATAAATAGACTTATCTTCTCTGAAAACATGATACTCACCACCTTTGCGGTCATTATAGCACTGCCGATCAGTGTATACATGTATTCCATTATCATTGAGGCGCTGTCGAGTACCCATCAACAAATCCCAGATCAGATAAATATATTTGTTATGCTAATTTCAATCATGATTGCATTTTTGCTTACCACGCTCTCTAACTTGATGCTTCGGAGAAAGGTTTCCCGAATTAATATGATTGAATCGTTAAAAAGTTTAGAATAA
- a CDS encoding ABC transporter ATP-binding protein, whose product MKTLIEFRNVTKEYKIGEVPIKALNGVDFSINEGEFVVVLGASGAGKSTILNILGGMDTATSGKVTVGNKDITSFNEKKLTGYRAEKVGFVFQFYNLIPNLNALENVEFATEVCKNHLDAKEILNQVGLKNRIKNFPSQLSGGEQQRVAIARAVAKNPLLLLCDEPTGALDYVTGKSVLKLLQDLNTETKKCVVLVTHNSAIVPMADKIIRVKSGRIESVTVNEHKQSVEGIEW is encoded by the coding sequence ATGAAAACATTAATCGAATTTAGAAACGTAACGAAAGAATACAAAATTGGTGAAGTGCCGATCAAGGCGCTGAACGGCGTTGACTTTTCCATTAACGAGGGCGAATTCGTGGTTGTTCTAGGTGCAAGCGGAGCCGGTAAAAGCACGATTCTGAATATACTTGGTGGCATGGATACGGCTACCTCGGGTAAAGTGACTGTTGGGAATAAGGATATTACTAGCTTCAACGAAAAGAAACTTACAGGATATCGCGCCGAGAAGGTAGGTTTCGTTTTTCAATTCTATAACTTAATCCCCAATTTGAATGCTTTAGAGAACGTTGAATTCGCAACTGAAGTATGTAAAAACCATTTGGATGCCAAAGAGATATTAAATCAAGTCGGGTTAAAGAACCGGATAAAAAACTTCCCGTCTCAGCTCTCCGGAGGAGAACAGCAGCGAGTTGCAATAGCGCGTGCTGTTGCAAAGAACCCCTTGTTATTACTCTGCGATGAGCCGACTGGTGCATTAGATTATGTGACTGGTAAATCCGTTTTGAAACTGCTTCAGGATTTGAACACGGAAACGAAAAAATGTGTTGTGCTGGTAACGCATAACTCCGCAATTGTGCCAATGGCGGATAAAATTATTCGAGTAAAAAGTGGGAGAATCGAAAGCGTAACGGTCAATGAGCATAAACAAAGCGTTGAAGGGATTGAGTGGTGA
- a CDS encoding GntR family transcriptional regulator: MLSGEVMSVTFDEKQPIFQQVADIIEDDILNGTYREDEQILSVAQFSQLFQINPATVVKGIGLLVNEEILYKKRGLGMYVSSDAKQKIKNKRRDRFYKELLSNLICEADKLELATGDIIEMIKQLRKE; this comes from the coding sequence ATGCTGAGTGGTGAGGTAATGAGCGTCACTTTCGACGAAAAACAGCCAATTTTTCAACAAGTAGCAGATATCATTGAGGACGATATTCTCAACGGAACTTACCGAGAGGACGAGCAAATTCTTTCCGTTGCTCAGTTTTCTCAGCTCTTTCAAATCAATCCAGCAACTGTTGTGAAGGGAATTGGCCTGCTTGTAAATGAAGAAATATTGTACAAAAAAAGAGGCCTTGGCATGTATGTCTCGTCTGATGCCAAACAAAAGATTAAGAATAAGCGAAGAGATCGTTTTTATAAGGAATTGCTGTCCAATCTCATTTGTGAAGCTGACAAACTTGAACTGGCAACTGGGGATATCATTGAGATGATTAAACAATTAAGGAAGGAATGA
- a CDS encoding ABC transporter ATP-binding protein produces the protein MNKKYGRTYALRDLDIQLEENVIYGLLGRNGAGKTTLLNIIAGGLFANDGSIEVRGKKLGKGVLPEDCCFVRENNKLFGGARLIEILQFAANFYPNWDWTLAHKLLQTFELDPNKKIKQLSRGTESLVGNIIGLSSRSSLTLFDEPVLGLDVLMRERFYKELLEDYANHPRTILLSTHLIDEIAPIAERVYIIDEGSLLLHDEMNRIRMAAYLIRGNSDAVALFTKGKRVLHTESYGHGKLAAIYEKFNDEDRLQARKLDITIENLTLQKFFSYLIEGGR, from the coding sequence TTGAATAAGAAATATGGTCGAACCTATGCATTACGAGATCTGGATATACAGCTAGAGGAAAACGTTATTTATGGCTTGCTCGGACGAAACGGCGCAGGCAAAACAACCTTGCTAAACATCATAGCAGGTGGACTCTTCGCGAATGACGGCAGCATTGAGGTAAGAGGTAAAAAGCTGGGTAAAGGAGTCCTTCCAGAAGATTGCTGTTTCGTACGGGAGAATAACAAGCTATTTGGAGGAGCTCGATTGATTGAAATTTTGCAGTTCGCTGCAAATTTCTATCCCAATTGGGACTGGACATTAGCTCATAAGCTTCTTCAAACGTTTGAGCTTGATCCCAACAAAAAAATCAAACAGCTCTCAAGAGGCACAGAATCACTCGTAGGAAACATCATCGGTCTGTCTAGCCGATCGTCGTTGACATTATTTGACGAACCAGTGCTTGGACTTGATGTATTGATGCGGGAAAGGTTTTACAAGGAGCTTTTGGAGGATTACGCCAATCATCCCCGTACAATTTTACTTTCTACGCATTTGATCGATGAAATCGCCCCAATTGCAGAAAGAGTCTATATCATTGATGAGGGCTCTCTCCTGCTTCATGACGAGATGAATCGGATACGGATGGCAGCTTATTTGATTCGCGGAAATTCAGATGCCGTAGCTTTGTTCACAAAAGGAAAGCGAGTATTACATACAGAATCTTACGGTCACGGAAAGCTTGCCGCCATCTACGAAAAATTCAACGATGAGGATAGGCTGCAGGCCCGCAAACTAGACATAACTATTGAAAATTTGACGCTTCAGAAGTTTTTTTCGTATTTGATCGAAGGAGGTCGTTAA
- a CDS encoding MraY family glycosyltransferase: MVYILAFMLSFAVVVLLIPPLGRLAHRLDFVDKPREDVERKLHRQPIPLTASYAIFTGFFLTYIALTKEISWETAALVAGGMLLLTIGTVDDWYKTKGKDFPALPKMIIQVSAAVLVFASGIAFTGFVNPFNSEYIMLPIWLQFILTILWIFGVTTVINFTDGMDGLAGGLSAISAITLFIVAMTKGQTDSALMAITLVGVTLGYLKYNKAPAKVFMGDAGATFLGFILAVIALDGAFKQATMLSIFIPILALGVPIFDNIFVVIKRFIQGKAIYQADASQAHYRLLRAGLNHNQVVGVLYLISTCLCLSSIILMLVEM, translated from the coding sequence ATGGTATACATACTGGCTTTTATGCTGTCTTTTGCTGTCGTGGTTCTGCTTATTCCGCCGCTTGGTCGACTGGCACATCGGCTCGATTTTGTGGACAAGCCCCGAGAAGATGTGGAGCGCAAGCTGCACAGGCAGCCCATCCCGCTGACGGCAAGTTACGCGATATTTACTGGATTCTTCCTGACATACATTGCTCTTACGAAAGAAATTTCTTGGGAAACAGCGGCTCTGGTCGCTGGGGGAATGCTTCTATTAACGATTGGTACAGTCGATGACTGGTACAAAACGAAAGGCAAGGACTTCCCTGCCCTGCCTAAAATGATCATTCAAGTCTCGGCGGCAGTACTCGTATTTGCTTCCGGCATTGCGTTCACAGGATTTGTGAATCCCTTCAACTCCGAATACATCATGCTCCCGATCTGGCTGCAATTTATTCTGACGATCCTGTGGATCTTCGGTGTCACGACAGTCATTAACTTCACGGATGGTATGGACGGACTGGCAGGCGGTTTGTCTGCCATCTCAGCCATTACACTGTTTATCGTTGCAATGACCAAAGGGCAAACCGATTCTGCCCTTATGGCCATTACGCTGGTCGGTGTAACCCTTGGGTATCTGAAATATAACAAAGCTCCCGCCAAAGTGTTTATGGGAGATGCAGGAGCTACGTTTCTCGGCTTTATCCTGGCGGTAATCGCCCTGGACGGTGCTTTCAAACAAGCAACTATGCTGTCCATCTTCATACCGATTCTGGCACTTGGTGTGCCAATCTTCGACAACATTTTTGTTGTCATCAAACGTTTCATTCAAGGTAAAGCCATCTATCAGGCAGATGCAAGTCAAGCTCACTATCGCTTGCTGCGTGCAGGTCTGAATCACAATCAGGTGGTTGGCGTCCTGTATCTTATCAGTACCTGCCTTTGCCTCTCGTCCATAATTTTGATGCTGGTGGAGATGTAA